In one Neobacillus sp. CF12 genomic region, the following are encoded:
- a CDS encoding aromatic acid exporter family protein, protein MKLGARIFKTGIAIVLSLYLAQLLDSPAPVLAGIAAIFAIQPTIYRSYLTIVEQIQGNLIGALLAVIFVLLLGNHIIIIGLAAIIVIIINLKLKIENTIGLSLVTLVSIMETPGTDFIPFAGIRFSTIMIGVFSAFVVNLVFLPPKYENKLYFKIAGTTEEIIRWIRLSTRHDFDHNLLKADIEKLKDNLLKMGQFYLMYKEERSYFRKISLEKSRKLVIFRQMTSTAKRALDTLKKLHRFENELLHLPESFQQSIQEQLDSVIYHHEQLMLRFIGKVPTPIDSETSNCINKKELFDLFLTHQKLYSNQEDLHLYHTMQIISSIIDYGEQVEHLDTLITSFHSFHHNEISIEQKEIE, encoded by the coding sequence ATGAAGTTAGGTGCCCGAATTTTCAAAACGGGAATTGCAATTGTTTTATCCCTTTATTTAGCACAGTTACTGGACTCACCCGCTCCTGTATTGGCAGGTATTGCTGCAATCTTTGCCATTCAGCCAACCATTTATCGTTCTTATTTAACGATAGTTGAACAAATACAGGGGAACTTAATAGGTGCATTACTCGCAGTCATTTTTGTTCTTCTATTAGGTAATCATATTATTATCATTGGCCTAGCTGCAATTATTGTTATTATCATCAACCTAAAATTAAAAATTGAAAATACGATTGGACTATCACTCGTTACCTTGGTTTCAATTATGGAAACTCCTGGAACTGACTTTATTCCTTTTGCAGGTATTCGATTCTCAACCATCATGATTGGAGTTTTTTCCGCGTTTGTCGTCAACCTTGTATTTCTGCCGCCAAAATATGAAAATAAGCTTTACTTTAAGATAGCTGGGACAACAGAAGAAATTATCCGTTGGATCCGTTTAAGCACTCGTCATGACTTCGACCATAATTTACTGAAAGCCGATATCGAAAAATTAAAAGATAATTTATTAAAAATGGGACAGTTTTATTTAATGTATAAAGAAGAAAGAAGTTATTTTAGAAAGATTAGTTTAGAGAAATCGAGAAAACTAGTGATTTTCAGACAAATGACCTCAACGGCCAAAAGGGCGCTTGATACATTAAAAAAACTTCATCGATTTGAAAATGAATTGCTTCATCTGCCAGAGAGCTTTCAACAGTCAATACAAGAACAACTTGACAGTGTCATTTATCATCATGAACAATTAATGCTCCGGTTTATTGGGAAAGTACCTACCCCCATAGATAGCGAGACTAGTAACTGTATTAATAAAAAAGAACTATTTGACCTGTTTTTGACACACCAAAAGCTTTATTCCAATCAAGAGGACCTTCATTTATATCATACTATGCAAATTATCTCTTCTATCATTGATTACGGGGAGCAAGTCGAACACCTTGATACGTTGATAACTAGCTTTCATTCCTTTCATCATAATGAGATATCCATTGAACAGAAGGAAATCGAATAA
- a CDS encoding NADPH:quinone reductase → MKAIQVTQFGGPENLVYTDVEDVVAGKGEVCVRLYAAGVNPSDIYTLTGTYAFSIPQLPYTPGLDGAGIIESIGEEVTNVSVGDRVFIASLMQSKSTGTFAQKIVCDATSVHPLPEHVTFEQGAALGVPALTAYRALFQRACLKPGQTVFIHGASGGVGLQVVQMAKSYGAKVIGTASKPEGKKMVKQAGADVVIDHVTEATIEDVLALTEGNGPDVIIEFLANINLETDLKLIAPFGKIVIVGNRGSIEINPRLAMQKECDILATALWNTPKDEYKQCIHGVMGMLQSGALSPIIGTTLTLLQASQGFEQLAQGIGNGKLVLIID, encoded by the coding sequence ATGAAAGCAATTCAAGTTACACAATTTGGTGGACCTGAGAACTTAGTCTATACAGATGTTGAGGATGTCGTTGCAGGAAAAGGAGAGGTTTGCGTCCGTTTATATGCGGCGGGAGTCAATCCGAGTGATATTTACACATTAACAGGTACATATGCGTTTAGTATACCTCAACTGCCTTATACCCCAGGATTAGACGGCGCAGGGATTATCGAGTCTATTGGAGAAGAAGTCACTAATGTTAGCGTTGGTGATCGTGTATTTATAGCATCCTTAATGCAAAGTAAAAGTACTGGTACCTTTGCACAAAAAATCGTCTGTGATGCAACATCGGTTCATCCATTACCAGAACATGTAACTTTTGAACAAGGTGCAGCATTAGGAGTCCCAGCATTGACTGCATACCGGGCATTATTTCAACGTGCCTGTCTAAAGCCTGGTCAAACCGTTTTTATTCATGGGGCCAGTGGCGGGGTTGGATTACAGGTTGTGCAAATGGCGAAATCATACGGTGCTAAAGTGATTGGTACAGCGAGTAAACCAGAGGGTAAAAAAATGGTCAAACAAGCTGGCGCTGATGTGGTCATTGATCATGTGACAGAAGCAACGATTGAAGATGTATTAGCCCTAACTGAGGGCAATGGACCTGATGTCATTATTGAGTTTTTAGCAAATATTAATCTAGAGACAGACCTAAAGCTGATTGCACCATTTGGTAAAATTGTAATAGTTGGAAATCGTGGTTCTATCGAAATTAATCCACGTCTTGCAATGCAAAAGGAATGTGACATTCTAGCAACTGCCCTTTGGAACACACCGAAAGATGAATACAAACAATGCATTCATGGTGTAATGGGCATGCTCCAAAGTGGCGCACTTAGTCCGATTATTGGTACAACTTTGACACTCCTGCAAGCTTCACAGGGCTTTGAACAGCTGGCACAAGGTATAGGAAATGGTAAACTTGTTTTAATAATTGACTAA
- a CDS encoding nucleotidyltransferase domain-containing protein: protein MRETIIKSLKKIEEDYNVKILYACESGSRAWQFPSKDSDYDVRFIYVHKKEDYLTIDPIGIGSKRDVIELPINNLLDITGWELTKALRLFRKSNPPLMEWLRSGIVYYTAFSTIEQMQELTNSIFAPNSCLHHYLNMAHNNFREYLQGEEVKIKKYFYVLRPVLAAGWIEKYNEFPPLEFSMLLNDIIPEGHLKNEINTLLKRKLAGEELDKEPKIQVISHFLNEEIERLREYAKTLTIDLPNVTPKLDSLFKNTLEEVWN from the coding sequence TTGAGAGAAACCATTATAAAATCATTAAAAAAAATTGAGGAAGACTATAATGTTAAAATTCTTTATGCTTGTGAATCAGGTAGCAGGGCGTGGCAGTTCCCATCAAAAGATAGTGATTATGATGTCCGATTTATTTATGTTCATAAAAAGGAAGATTATCTAACGATTGATCCTATAGGTATTGGATCAAAACGTGATGTAATTGAATTACCGATAAATAATTTACTTGATATTACAGGATGGGAATTGACTAAAGCCTTAAGGTTATTTAGAAAGTCTAATCCTCCATTAATGGAATGGCTGCGTTCAGGAATAGTATACTACACAGCTTTTTCAACCATTGAGCAGATGCAAGAGCTAACCAATAGCATTTTTGCTCCAAACTCTTGTTTACATCACTATCTAAATATGGCACACAATAATTTCAGGGAATATCTACAAGGTGAAGAAGTGAAAATAAAAAAATATTTTTATGTGCTTAGGCCAGTTTTGGCCGCAGGATGGATTGAAAAATATAACGAGTTTCCACCATTGGAATTTTCGATGTTATTGAATGATATAATTCCAGAAGGTCACCTAAAGAATGAAATAAACACATTGCTAAAAAGGAAATTGGCAGGAGAAGAATTAGATAAAGAACCTAAAATCCAAGTAATAAGCCATTTTCTAAACGAGGAAATCGAACGTCTACGGGAATATGCAAAAACACTTACTATTGATTTACCAAACGTAACACCCAAATTAGATTCACTTTTCAAAAATACACTTGAAGAGGTGTGGAATTAG
- a CDS encoding ABC transporter ATP-binding protein produces MSSVRRYLEFVKPYRLQIIGTIIIGVLKFAIPLIIPMLIKYVVDDIIGASGLKNDEKIEKLILIMGIMIVVFVVLRPPIEYYRQYFAQWTSSKILYDIRDRMYTHIQKLSFKYYANTRSGEVISRVINDVEQTKTFVITGLMNLWLDIATIVIAIIIMFYMNVSLTFVSILLFPLYAISIKYFFGNLRKLTRSRSQALAEVQSYLHERVQGMPVIKSFAIEEFEQTQFDKQNKNFLEKALEHTSWNAKAFAAVNTITDIAPLLVIGYSAYLVIQGDLSLGTMIAFFAYIDKLYSPLRRLVNSSTTLTQSFASMDRVFEFLDVKYDIVDAPNAVECKDVKGDITFDHVQFTYNESEEMILKNINLDVKKGETIALVGMSGGGKSTLVSLIPRFYDVTEGKILLDGVDIRHFQVQSLRDKIGVVFQDNILFSESVKNNILLGKPGASDEEVYQAAKAANAHDFIVNLANGYDTKVGERGVKLSGGQKQRVAIARVFLRNPPILLLDEATSALDLESEHLIQEALDKLAKDRTTFVVAHRLSTITHADRIVLIEHGQIVEVGKHDELMAKQGNYFKLFQVQQLEQHKEKTPLQA; encoded by the coding sequence TTGAGCAGTGTTCGCAGATATCTCGAATTTGTTAAGCCATATCGCCTTCAAATTATTGGGACAATTATAATCGGGGTATTAAAATTCGCTATCCCGCTTATCATACCTATGCTCATTAAGTATGTAGTGGATGATATTATTGGGGCAAGTGGTTTAAAAAATGATGAGAAAATAGAAAAATTAATACTGATCATGGGAATCATGATTGTTGTATTTGTCGTCTTAAGGCCGCCAATTGAGTATTATCGCCAATATTTTGCGCAATGGACATCAAGTAAAATTCTTTATGATATCCGTGATCGTATGTATACACATATACAGAAACTTAGCTTTAAATATTATGCCAATACACGTTCTGGAGAGGTCATTTCACGGGTTATTAATGATGTTGAGCAGACGAAAACATTTGTAATCACCGGCTTAATGAATCTTTGGCTCGATATTGCCACGATTGTTATCGCAATTATTATTATGTTTTATATGAATGTCAGTCTAACGTTCGTTTCAATTTTGTTATTTCCGCTCTATGCGATTTCGATAAAATACTTTTTTGGAAATTTGCGCAAACTCACCAGGTCTCGTTCGCAAGCACTTGCTGAGGTTCAGAGCTACCTCCATGAACGTGTGCAAGGAATGCCCGTCATAAAAAGCTTTGCAATCGAAGAGTTTGAGCAAACACAGTTTGATAAACAAAATAAGAACTTTTTAGAAAAAGCCTTAGAGCACACAAGTTGGAATGCGAAGGCGTTTGCAGCCGTGAATACGATTACCGATATTGCACCTTTGCTCGTTATCGGATACTCTGCGTACCTTGTTATTCAAGGAGATTTATCGTTAGGAACAATGATTGCGTTTTTTGCTTATATTGATAAATTGTACAGTCCATTAAGAAGGCTTGTGAATTCTTCCACCACCCTTACGCAGTCATTCGCCTCGATGGATAGAGTATTTGAATTCCTCGATGTAAAATATGATATTGTCGATGCTCCTAATGCCGTCGAGTGCAAGGATGTGAAAGGGGACATTACGTTTGATCATGTTCAATTTACATACAATGAATCAGAGGAAATGATTCTGAAAAATATCAATCTCGATGTGAAAAAAGGCGAGACAATAGCCCTAGTTGGAATGAGCGGGGGAGGTAAGTCCACACTTGTCAGTCTGATACCTCGTTTCTATGATGTCACGGAAGGGAAAATTCTCTTAGATGGTGTGGATATCCGCCACTTCCAGGTCCAATCCTTACGGGATAAAATAGGGGTCGTTTTTCAGGACAATATCTTATTTAGTGAATCTGTTAAGAACAATATCTTATTAGGAAAACCCGGTGCAAGTGATGAAGAGGTTTATCAGGCCGCAAAAGCGGCCAATGCACATGATTTTATTGTGAATCTAGCAAATGGGTATGATACGAAGGTTGGAGAAAGAGGTGTAAAGCTTTCAGGCGGCCAAAAGCAAAGAGTAGCCATCGCCCGTGTATTTCTACGGAACCCGCCGATTTTATTATTAGATGAGGCAACTTCGGCTCTTGATTTAGAAAGTGAACACCTGATCCAAGAAGCACTTGATAAGCTGGCGAAGGACAGGACCACATTTGTTGTAGCACACCGTTTATCGACCATAACCCATGCTGATCGGATTGTCTTAATCGAACACGGCCAGATCGTCGAAGTGGGCAAACATGATGAATTAATGGCGAAACAAGGGAATTACTTTAAATTATTTCAAGTGCAGCAACTGGAACAGCATAAAGAAAAAACACCACTGCAAGCATAG
- a CDS encoding DUF402 domain-containing protein, with amino-acid sequence MGVPIEGEPIQIHSYKHNGHIHRVWEETTVLKGSQNLVIGGNDRTIVTESDGRTWITREPAICYFHSQYWFNIIGMIREDGIYYYCNLSSPFIFDGEAVKYIDYDLDIKVFPDMTFNLLDEDEYERHRREMKYPEVIDQILKRNVEKLIHWIRQRKGPFAPDFIDIWYERYLTYRR; translated from the coding sequence ATGGGCGTACCCATCGAAGGTGAACCAATACAAATACATAGCTATAAACACAATGGGCACATCCATCGCGTCTGGGAAGAAACGACCGTTTTAAAGGGATCTCAAAATTTGGTGATTGGCGGGAATGATCGGACAATTGTAACGGAATCGGATGGAAGAACATGGATTACAAGAGAACCAGCAATTTGTTATTTTCATTCACAATATTGGTTTAATATTATTGGGATGATTCGTGAAGATGGTATTTATTACTATTGTAATCTTAGCTCACCATTTATTTTTGATGGTGAAGCAGTTAAATATATTGATTATGACCTTGATATTAAGGTCTTCCCTGATATGACGTTTAATTTGTTAGATGAAGATGAATATGAGCGCCATCGTCGCGAGATGAAGTATCCCGAGGTTATTGATCAAATTCTGAAAAGAAACGTTGAAAAACTTATTCACTGGATTCGCCAGCGTAAAGGACCTTTTGCACCAGATTTTATTGATATCTGGTATGAGCGTTATTTAACGTACAGACGTTAA
- a CDS encoding YgaB family protein, with protein sequence MDHFNRLVSEQMMTMEKLLYLQGELERCQEIEEQLQTLQNETELESVQFDINQMKKELKEIQEIFEKQTEEVIQSYRENDLEPSI encoded by the coding sequence ATGGATCATTTTAACCGTTTAGTATCTGAGCAGATGATGACAATGGAAAAATTACTATACCTTCAAGGAGAGCTTGAACGTTGTCAAGAGATTGAAGAACAACTACAGACCTTGCAAAATGAAACGGAGCTCGAGAGTGTCCAATTTGATATTAATCAAATGAAAAAAGAGCTAAAAGAGATTCAAGAAATTTTTGAGAAACAAACGGAAGAAGTCATTCAATCTTATCGTGAAAATGATTTAGAACCCTCAATATAG
- a CDS encoding gamma-type small acid-soluble spore protein codes for MANNFNQQPNKTSAGTNIQEVRQQNAQSQGGQGSAGQFGTEFASQTDAAEVRRQNQQSQGGQGSAGQFGQEFASQTDAAEVRKQNQQSQANKGQGNSGQFGQS; via the coding sequence ATGGCAAACAACTTCAATCAACAACCAAACAAAACTTCTGCTGGAACTAACATCCAAGAGGTTAGACAACAAAATGCTCAATCTCAAGGCGGTCAAGGTTCTGCTGGTCAATTCGGAACTGAATTCGCTAGCCAAACAGATGCTGCAGAAGTAAGAAGACAAAATCAGCAATCTCAAGGCGGTCAAGGTTCTGCTGGTCAATTCGGACAAGAATTCGCTAGCCAAACAGATGCTGCAGAAGTAAGAAAACAAAACCAACAATCTCAAGCTAATAAAGGCCAAGGAAATTCTGGTCAATTTGGTCAAAGCTAA
- the fabL gene encoding enoyl-[acyl-carrier-protein] reductase FabL: protein MTQKVALITGSSRGIGKATAIRLAQAGYDIVINYARSKSSALKVAEEIEALGRKVLVVKANVGDVSKIKAMFNQIDEEFGRLDIFVNNAASGVQRPIMELEENHWDWTLNINSKALLFCAQEAAKLMEKNGGGKIVSISSLGSIRYLENYTVVGVSKAALEALTRYLAVELAAKNIVVNAVSGGAVDTEALTHFPNREELLQEAKEKTPAGRMVEIEDIVNCVMFLLADESSMIRGQTIIVDGGISLLV from the coding sequence ATGACACAAAAGGTAGCACTAATTACAGGCAGCAGCAGAGGAATAGGGAAAGCCACCGCAATAAGGCTGGCGCAGGCAGGATATGATATAGTCATTAACTATGCTAGAAGTAAAAGTTCTGCACTTAAAGTAGCGGAAGAAATTGAAGCTTTGGGAAGAAAGGTTTTAGTTGTCAAAGCCAATGTTGGAGATGTAAGTAAAATTAAGGCTATGTTCAATCAAATCGACGAAGAGTTCGGGCGTTTAGACATTTTTGTAAATAATGCCGCCTCTGGGGTTCAACGTCCCATAATGGAACTTGAAGAAAATCACTGGGATTGGACATTAAATATTAACAGTAAGGCCTTATTATTCTGCGCACAGGAAGCAGCGAAATTAATGGAGAAAAATGGCGGCGGAAAGATTGTCAGCATAAGTTCTCTAGGTTCTATTCGGTATTTAGAAAATTACACAGTAGTAGGTGTATCTAAGGCGGCATTAGAAGCCTTGACAAGGTATCTAGCAGTAGAGTTAGCAGCTAAAAATATCGTCGTTAATGCAGTCTCAGGCGGTGCTGTCGATACAGAAGCGTTAACACATTTTCCAAACCGTGAAGAACTTCTTCAGGAAGCAAAAGAGAAAACTCCAGCGGGTCGAATGGTGGAAATTGAGGATATCGTAAATTGTGTCATGTTCCTTTTAGCAGATGAATCAAGCATGATTAGGGGACAAACTATAATTGTCGACGGTGGAATTTCGCTGCTCGTTTAA
- the mutY gene encoding A/G-specific adenine glycosylase, with protein sequence MENELKNIEKIVIKNFQDDLITWFKEEQRELPWRKDQDPYKVWVSEIMLQQTRVDTVIPYFNRFIQWFPTINDLANANEDKVLKAWEGLGYYSRVRNLHSAVKEVSERYNGQVPNTPKEISNLKGVGPYTAGAILSIAYGIPEPAVDGNVMRVLSRILSIWEDIAKPSTRKVFESAVRSLISHEEPSNFNQALMELGALICTPTSPSCLLCPVRDHCHAFHEGVETELPIKSKKNAQRAVELAAVIVKDEHGKILIHKRPETGLLANLWEFPNVELQQHFVVERSQIAESFQETLDINIKLEKGIGQIEHIFSHLIWNIRVYTGSIISNKPEGNDWKWVSPAEMEDYAFPVSYHKILKLYNDYTKN encoded by the coding sequence ATGGAAAATGAGTTGAAAAATATAGAAAAGATCGTAATAAAAAATTTTCAAGATGATTTAATTACCTGGTTTAAGGAAGAACAACGTGAGCTTCCGTGGAGAAAAGACCAGGATCCCTACAAAGTCTGGGTTTCCGAAATCATGCTGCAGCAAACCAGAGTAGATACTGTTATCCCATATTTTAATCGATTTATCCAGTGGTTTCCAACAATAAATGATCTTGCAAATGCAAATGAAGATAAAGTTCTAAAGGCATGGGAGGGACTAGGTTATTATTCGCGGGTTAGAAATTTACATTCAGCAGTAAAAGAAGTAAGTGAGAGATACAATGGTCAAGTTCCTAATACACCAAAAGAAATTTCGAACCTCAAGGGAGTTGGCCCCTATACGGCTGGAGCTATCTTAAGTATTGCCTATGGGATACCTGAACCTGCGGTGGATGGTAACGTGATGAGGGTTCTTTCAAGGATCCTTTCGATTTGGGAGGATATTGCCAAGCCTTCAACGAGAAAGGTATTTGAGAGCGCTGTAAGAAGCTTAATTTCCCATGAAGAGCCTTCTAACTTCAATCAGGCACTCATGGAGTTAGGAGCGCTGATTTGTACGCCAACATCGCCTTCTTGTTTACTCTGTCCTGTAAGAGATCATTGCCATGCCTTTCACGAGGGAGTTGAAACAGAACTTCCGATAAAATCGAAGAAAAACGCACAAAGAGCAGTAGAACTGGCAGCGGTTATTGTGAAAGACGAACATGGAAAAATATTAATTCATAAACGTCCTGAAACAGGACTGCTGGCTAATTTATGGGAATTTCCAAATGTTGAACTTCAGCAGCATTTTGTGGTGGAGCGTTCTCAAATTGCCGAAAGTTTCCAAGAGACTTTAGATATAAATATTAAGCTTGAAAAGGGAATTGGTCAAATAGAACACATTTTTTCCCATTTGATTTGGAATATTCGCGTCTATACAGGAAGTATCATCTCGAATAAACCGGAAGGAAATGATTGGAAATGGGTTTCGCCTGCTGAAATGGAAGACTACGCCTTTCCTGTTTCTTACCATAAAATACTAAAACTCTATAATGATTACACAAAAAATTGA
- a CDS encoding metal-dependent hydrolase has translation MDTGTHVVMGIALGGLATLDPVVASSSATATSVLIATIAGSQIPDIDTVLKLRNNAIYIRNHRGVTHSIPAVLLWPLVLLAVIYPFFPNANLLHLWGWTFAAVFIHVFVDIFNAYGTQALRPFTSKWVALGVINTFDPIIFGIHVVAIIIWVFGADPGYTFLSMFVVLFGYYLLRFYAQGKVRAAVKKVIPDATDIIIAPTMKFHLWRIAAMNEGEFFVGKAVGTTIEILDRFKRIPVPKTPVLEAAKKDKNLSAFLSFSPVYRWELDEYNDHYEVRFIDLRYRSNGHYPFVAVVQLDLELNPISSYTGWVFSEQKLRKKLSIIPS, from the coding sequence TTGGATACTGGAACTCATGTTGTAATGGGAATTGCTCTTGGCGGTCTTGCTACTCTCGATCCTGTGGTAGCCAGCAGCTCTGCAACAGCAACAAGTGTATTAATTGCTACTATTGCTGGGTCACAAATACCTGATATTGATACCGTTTTAAAGTTAAGAAATAATGCCATCTATATTCGTAATCATCGAGGTGTCACCCATTCTATCCCTGCTGTACTATTATGGCCATTAGTACTTTTAGCGGTGATTTATCCTTTTTTCCCTAATGCAAATCTTCTTCACCTATGGGGTTGGACTTTCGCGGCGGTTTTTATCCATGTGTTTGTTGATATTTTTAATGCTTATGGTACACAAGCTCTTAGACCTTTCACATCCAAATGGGTAGCGCTAGGCGTAATAAACACCTTTGACCCAATTATCTTTGGAATTCACGTTGTGGCAATTATTATTTGGGTCTTCGGGGCTGATCCTGGTTATACGTTTCTATCGATGTTTGTCGTATTATTTGGTTATTACCTTCTCCGGTTTTATGCACAAGGGAAAGTAAGGGCAGCGGTTAAAAAGGTTATTCCAGATGCAACAGATATTATCATTGCACCAACTATGAAGTTTCATCTTTGGAGAATCGCAGCAATGAACGAAGGTGAGTTCTTTGTTGGCAAAGCTGTTGGCACAACGATTGAGATATTGGATCGCTTTAAACGAATTCCTGTGCCAAAAACACCTGTACTCGAAGCAGCCAAGAAAGATAAAAATCTTTCTGCATTTCTTTCCTTTTCACCCGTATATCGGTGGGAATTAGATGAGTACAATGACCATTACGAAGTTCGATTTATTGATTTGCGTTACCGAAGTAACGGGCACTATCCGTTTGTTGCGGTCGTGCAGCTAGATCTTGAGTTAAACCCAATTAGTTCCTATACTGGCTGGGTGTTCAGTGAACAGAAACTGCGTAAAAAGCTTAGTATTATACCTAGTTAA
- a CDS encoding YfhJ family protein produces the protein MNDYHERLAQLLLEKNEMLSYNQARTWVELMWDDFETTAAKAGRDYLGSEMTERIVRQWIENYGGRLHDFVAKNPKYKDFLIQDKNQLN, from the coding sequence ATGAACGATTACCATGAAAGATTAGCCCAACTTTTATTAGAAAAAAATGAAATGCTGTCCTATAATCAAGCGCGGACATGGGTAGAGTTGATGTGGGATGACTTTGAAACAACGGCTGCGAAGGCAGGAAGAGATTATCTAGGAAGTGAAATGACCGAAAGAATTGTTAGACAATGGATTGAAAACTATGGCGGGAGACTCCATGACTTTGTCGCCAAAAATCCAAAATATAAAGATTTTCTTATTCAAGACAAGAATCAATTGAATTAA
- a CDS encoding small, acid-soluble spore protein K produces MRNKERNFPNQNNNKLEGEPRAKAEYASKRADGTTNTHPQERMRASGERENDTPEYF; encoded by the coding sequence GTGAGAAATAAAGAGAGAAATTTCCCGAACCAAAATAACAACAAGCTTGAGGGAGAGCCACGAGCGAAAGCAGAATATGCTTCAAAACGGGCCGACGGAACTACCAACACCCATCCGCAGGAGCGTATGCGGGCATCTGGTGAGCGTGAAAACGATACACCTGAGTATTTTTAA
- a CDS encoding YfhH family protein has protein sequence MQQEKRYSTMTEHELKQEIAQLLEKGRKAEQMGMVSEYAVLERKAAMARAYLLDPAAFKPGEIYELEGDPGEYFKIDYMNGVFAWGYRLKGDGKEEALPISMLKWLK, from the coding sequence ATGCAACAAGAGAAACGATATAGTACGATGACAGAGCATGAATTAAAGCAAGAAATCGCCCAATTATTAGAGAAGGGAAGAAAAGCAGAGCAGATGGGAATGGTCAGTGAATATGCTGTATTAGAGCGAAAAGCAGCAATGGCTAGAGCCTATCTTTTAGATCCTGCTGCCTTTAAACCCGGAGAGATTTATGAACTTGAGGGAGACCCAGGTGAATATTTTAAGATTGACTATATGAATGGTGTTTTTGCATGGGGCTACCGTTTAAAGGGTGATGGTAAAGAGGAAGCATTACCGATATCCATGTTAAAATGGTTAAAATAA
- a CDS encoding SDR family NAD(P)-dependent oxidoreductase has product MKSIIVTGAGSGLGKELALLFSQQGYHVLLTGRSVDKLSVAKNEIEKIGGKADFVELNIQKEDDILNKVEEMRNNYTIFGLVNNAGVGHFGPFINSTESEITEMLNTNILGTILMTKAVLPVLQEQGEGLLMNIISTAGLRGKVNEAVYAASKFAVRGFTESLQKEYENSSTLKIKAIYMGGMDTPFWSGSTHVSDTSRFRSPNEVAQLIISQMEQDEIIIESKKS; this is encoded by the coding sequence GTGAAATCCATCATTGTAACCGGAGCGGGATCTGGTTTGGGGAAGGAATTAGCCCTATTATTTTCACAGCAAGGGTATCATGTCTTGTTGACAGGAAGATCCGTTGATAAGCTTTCAGTTGCAAAAAACGAAATTGAAAAAATTGGTGGTAAAGCAGACTTTGTTGAACTCAATATACAGAAGGAAGATGACATTTTAAATAAAGTAGAAGAAATGCGCAATAATTACACAATCTTTGGTTTGGTTAACAACGCCGGGGTCGGTCATTTTGGGCCCTTTATTAACAGCACTGAGAGTGAGATAACTGAAATGCTTAACACCAATATTCTAGGTACGATTTTGATGACTAAAGCCGTCTTGCCTGTACTGCAAGAACAGGGTGAAGGCTTGCTGATGAATATCATTTCAACTGCCGGTCTTAGAGGGAAAGTGAATGAGGCTGTTTATGCGGCCAGTAAATTTGCAGTGAGGGGCTTTACAGAAAGCTTACAGAAAGAGTACGAAAATAGCTCTACTTTAAAAATTAAAGCTATTTATATGGGTGGAATGGATACACCATTTTGGTCAGGAAGCACACATGTATCAGACACTTCCCGCTTCCGTTCTCCTAATGAAGTTGCCCAGCTAATAATAAGCCAGATGGAACAGGATGAAATTATAATCGAAAGTAAAAAATCATGA